The following DNA comes from Candidatus Zixiibacteriota bacterium.
AAACGGTGCGAAATCTCGAACTCGAGGTCCCCTTTTTGCAGAGTCTCGGCGGTCGGAAGATTCGCCACCTGCAATGCCCGGAACAGTTCCAAATCAAGTTCGGTGGCGGGAGCCTGTCTTTGCCAGTTGCTTCCGGATGACTGGGCGACAGCGATATCGGCAACGATTGAAAGCAGCATTATGGCCAGAAATGAGGGTATGAATCTATGCAAGCGGCCTCCTTTTCAAGAATCCGATTTATTTTCCTTTGTTATCTGCCAATATTAGATTAAAACCAAGTTCCAGCTGGATTATTTCGCTGATTTTGAGGAACATCAGTGACGGCACCTCAATCTGAAAGTCAGGCAGTTTCACCGAAAACCTGCTTGTAACGTGGTATGATTTTCCATCGCCGGTCACTTCCGCTACGATGGTCATTGCTTTGCTTTTGCCATGCACTTCAAAGTCGCCGTCGCTGACGACAATGAAACCTCCCGACGGTGATTTCTTTACTTCTGAAATACGTCCTTTGTACCGCGCGTATGGGAATTTATCCGTTTCCAGATAATTCTCCCGCATATGACGATTGCGAAGGCCAATGCCGGTATCGAGGCTTTTCAATTCCACCTCAAAATAGAGCTCGCTGCCCTGGTACTCCGTGCCTTCGCGCAGGGAGTCTTCCTGCCACAAAACGTAACCGTCAATCTTGTCGGCGACCCCTTCAAAATCTTCGATGGGGGCATCAGAGATAAATTTCACCTGATTTTTGGCGGACAGGTCAACATGATACTCCGCTGCCGCCGCGGATAGAGCGGTAAATGCCAGGACCGAAAATATAATTTTTGTCATATCGGGCGACCTCAATGCCATACCGGGCAATCAGTATCGCGGTTAGTTATTCTTGGCGCCTTGACTGATCCAGTTTTTTATATTTTGAATTTCGGTATCACCCAGCGGTGTGGCGTTTAGGGGCATACGGCCGCCGACCGTTTGCGTCCCCTCGATTTTATTCACGAGATAGCTGTTGGCAACGTCGCTTGGGACCACCCGCTTCTTAGGCGGCTCATTGGTGGATGTAACATTTACCAGATTGGCGTAAGATTGACCGGAGGCGAGAATCAGGCCGGCGCTGGCGGTGCTTGCGGCATGACAGCCGACATTGCTGCAACCGCGGTTGTTAAATATTGCCTGAATATCGGACGCAAAAGAGGGGTCAGTTTTGACACCGCCGCCGCCCCCGCCGCCGGAGGTCGGATTGCTGTCGCTGCCGCAACCGGAAATGATGATTAATAATGCCATTACCATCCCTGCCGCCGTGGGCTTCAGAATCGCCATATTGCTCTCCTTGTGAATGAAACAGAAGAATAAAGCCAGCATAACTGCCCTGGCTGTTATTCTTCACCAATGTCGAACTCAGGTTCTATAACAATGATTCCATTGGTATGGTTCGCTCCGGGTTTAAAATATATACAATTGCAGTCCATAATAGTGAGAATCCGGGTATTTCGAGGGCGGCGATTTTGAAAGGGGATTCCGTTAAGGCTCAAGGGCATACCGGGTCAGGTCCATTTTTATAGAGAGTTGAAAGCAGATAGGCGACATCAATAATGTTCACAGGATAAGCGCCGTTGGCGTTGGCTTCATCGGGGCAGGGCAAAGCCGGTCCCGATTTATAGAGATAGGCGACCAGGTAGGTTACATCGATTATATTCACGGCGCCGTTGTTGTTGACGTCACCGGGGAGGTCACAGCAGGCAGCCGGGGCGTTGGCCGTCCGGGAAGCGGTATAGATAAAATCGCCGGTGCTGCTGAAATTGCCGTTGGCGGCATTGCCGGCGGCATAAAAACGAACCTGGCCTATATTGTTGAGGGGCGCCTGCCAGGTAAAGCTCCAGTTGACCGGACCATGAGCGGTGCCGTTGAAGGTTCCGTTGCTGGTATGTTTGACATAGTCGCGGGCGGGAGCGGGTTGGTCGGACAACTGGGTAAGAGTCGGCGCCGTTATGATAAAGGAGCCGGCGCCGGCGCCTTCCGGGTCAATGGCGGTCAGCTCAAATCCCCAGCGTTGTTGTCCTTCATCTTCAAGACGGACGGTAATAGTATAACCCTGCCCCGGAATATAGGTTGAGGGAGCACCAAGGATA
Coding sequences within:
- a CDS encoding YceI family protein, translating into MTKIIFSVLAFTALSAAAAEYHVDLSAKNQVKFISDAPIEDFEGVADKIDGYVLWQEDSLREGTEYQGSELYFEVELKSLDTGIGLRNRHMRENYLETDKFPYARYKGRISEVKKSPSGGFIVVSDGDFEVHGKSKAMTIVAEVTGDGKSYHVTSRFSVKLPDFQIEVPSLMFLKISEIIQLELGFNLILADNKGK
- a CDS encoding choice-of-anchor V domain-containing protein, translated to MSRRMAVLLSGGLIICGVTFVPVMVASYSSGPLDALTGAPGESTCTACHGSAAGDGSLSILGAPSTYIPGQGYTITVRLEDEGQQRWGFELTAIDPEGAGAGSFIITAPTLTQLSDQPAPARDYVKHTSNGTFNGTAHGPVNWSFTWQAPLNNIGQVRFYAAGNAANGNFSSTGDFIYTASRTANAPAACCDLPGDVNNNGAVNIIDVTYLVAYLYKSGPALPCPDEANANGAYPVNIIDVAYLLSTLYKNGPDPVCP